A single genomic interval of Leptospira montravelensis harbors:
- a CDS encoding sigma-54 down-regulated protein, with protein sequence MEQQVKDGLNFILGAVNTAKVEAEKAFSEISSGFQNLAAKGAQDQSEVSVNLRKYLQEGISQVETIIGKANTVVAETKAKVATVTSKA encoded by the coding sequence ATGGAACAACAAGTAAAAGACGGATTAAACTTCATCCTAGGCGCAGTGAACACTGCAAAAGTAGAAGCAGAAAAAGCTTTTTCTGAAATCAGCTCAGGATTCCAAAACTTAGCAGCAAAAGGTGCGCAAGACCAAAGCGAAGTTTCTGTTAATCTTAGAAAATACCTTCAAGAAGGAATTTCTCAAGTAGAAACTATCATTGGAAAAGCAAACACTGTTGTCGCTGAAACAAAAGCAAAAGTAGCAACTGTTACATCAAAAGCGTAA
- a CDS encoding CHAT domain-containing protein, giving the protein MLSLIIDRVGNVNIFNVLEDHLPVEESHIQSTLDDDLILEYLGEVERLVHVSQSVLSKPNQILNADILQDLKILGETFYQQFFPQSIIEKLKNTTKHSIHFNIDPTLALVPWELLHDGTSFLSDKFRIGKTIRGGLHRPTHHENRKIKMLIIADPTEDLPHAQKEGEVLFSVLSQKVPTHLLELEFIGGKQVTKLKLLSLIKDKHIIHYSGHLHFSDDSLENGWLLSDGKVLKAREIKSTGIDTDLVFSNSCMSAKSAGKKLNTNVMNQYAGAFLTAGIKTFVGTNWEILDNERTIDFTVRFYTFLFSDKSVGESLFLSKEFARRNYHANDLTWANYALYGNPDFSLFVKERRNFHSAKILNPTSVLEFFPTPIAVAYSKLVNSGKSKTTGKNNILGLAKLFEAISQVLGMMVFSDHAAHAMNKSIPNNPDDAVTLRKWWELVYGCVWDFQKLKISSILEQALPVLHEQKETIFKIVGWMESWERDEIQEEEIESYQIILQFFLENMLLEFSELEKISILLVSENHNPHFYFKGIKPAYLYPSSPGSKDKLQEQLSKHKGNLVLLHESRKIVIPFPTYFKEKKETGDLELVFNGLTPFVLGAKQN; this is encoded by the coding sequence ATGCTCTCCCTAATCATCGATAGAGTTGGTAACGTAAATATCTTCAATGTTTTGGAAGATCATCTTCCTGTCGAAGAATCCCATATTCAGTCTACGTTAGACGATGATTTAATATTAGAATATTTAGGAGAAGTGGAGAGACTTGTCCACGTTTCCCAATCGGTTCTTTCTAAACCAAACCAAATCCTCAATGCAGATATCTTACAAGATTTAAAAATCCTTGGTGAAACTTTCTACCAACAGTTTTTTCCACAATCGATTATTGAAAAATTAAAAAACACAACCAAACATAGCATTCATTTTAATATTGATCCAACTCTTGCCTTGGTTCCTTGGGAATTATTACATGACGGTACCAGTTTCCTTTCAGACAAATTTCGAATAGGAAAAACAATTCGAGGCGGGTTACACCGTCCTACCCATCATGAAAATCGAAAGATCAAAATGCTTATCATTGCCGATCCTACAGAAGACCTACCTCATGCACAAAAAGAAGGTGAGGTTTTATTTTCTGTTTTAAGCCAAAAAGTTCCTACACATCTTTTAGAGTTAGAGTTCATTGGTGGCAAACAAGTCACCAAACTAAAGTTACTTTCTCTAATAAAAGATAAACATATCATTCATTATTCAGGTCACCTTCATTTTTCAGATGATTCATTAGAAAACGGTTGGTTATTATCTGACGGTAAAGTATTAAAAGCACGTGAAATTAAATCAACGGGCATCGACACTGATTTAGTATTTTCTAATTCTTGTATGTCTGCAAAGTCAGCTGGCAAAAAATTAAATACGAATGTGATGAACCAATATGCAGGCGCATTTTTGACTGCCGGTATCAAAACTTTTGTCGGTACCAATTGGGAAATTTTAGACAACGAAAGAACTATCGATTTTACCGTAAGGTTTTATACTTTTTTGTTTTCTGACAAATCGGTAGGTGAGTCTTTGTTTTTGTCCAAAGAATTTGCAAGACGGAACTACCATGCTAATGATTTAACTTGGGCAAACTATGCATTGTATGGTAATCCAGATTTTTCTTTATTTGTTAAAGAAAGAAGAAACTTCCATTCAGCAAAAATTTTGAATCCAACATCAGTTTTGGAATTTTTCCCCACACCAATCGCCGTGGCGTATTCCAAGTTAGTGAACTCAGGAAAATCGAAAACAACTGGTAAAAACAATATCCTCGGTTTGGCTAAGTTGTTTGAAGCAATCAGTCAAGTGCTTGGGATGATGGTATTTAGTGATCATGCAGCCCATGCAATGAACAAATCTATTCCGAATAACCCTGATGATGCGGTTACACTACGAAAATGGTGGGAACTTGTTTATGGTTGTGTATGGGATTTTCAAAAACTTAAAATTTCAAGTATTTTAGAACAAGCTTTACCCGTTTTACACGAACAAAAAGAAACTATATTTAAAATCGTAGGGTGGATGGAATCTTGGGAAAGAGATGAAATCCAGGAAGAAGAAATTGAATCTTACCAAATCATTCTCCAGTTCTTTTTAGAAAACATGTTACTTGAGTTTTCCGAATTAGAAAAAATCAGTATTCTTCTCGTTTCAGAAAATCATAATCCCCATTTTTATTTTAAAGGGATAAAACCCGCTTACTTGTATCCATCTTCTCCTGGATCCAAAGACAAATTACAGGAACAACTTTCTAAACACAAAGGAAACCTTGTTCTGTTGCATGAAAGTCGTAAAATTGTGATTCCTTTTCCCACTTACTTTAAAGAAAAAAAGGAAACAGGAGATTTGGAACTTGTATTTAATGGACTCACTCCCTTTGTTTTAGGAGCTAAGCAGAATTGA